Proteins co-encoded in one Acidovorax sp. 69 genomic window:
- a CDS encoding FKBP-type peptidyl-prolyl cis-trans isomerase, protein MRNLLCLLLASAVITPAAMAQSSKPVTTASGLVYESLKDGTGESPKATDTVKVHYKGMFLDGKEFDSSYKRGEPTEFPLNRVIPCWTEGVQRMKPGGKAKLTCPPGIAYGTAGAGGVIPPNATLNFEVELVSVRR, encoded by the coding sequence TTGCGAAACCTCTTGTGCCTTCTGCTCGCCAGCGCCGTGATTACCCCCGCCGCCATGGCCCAGTCTTCCAAGCCCGTCACCACGGCCAGCGGCCTGGTCTATGAATCGCTGAAAGACGGCACAGGCGAATCGCCCAAGGCCACCGACACCGTCAAGGTGCACTACAAAGGCATGTTCCTGGACGGCAAGGAGTTCGACAGCTCCTACAAGCGTGGCGAGCCCACCGAGTTCCCGCTCAACCGCGTGATCCCTTGCTGGACCGAAGGCGTGCAGCGCATGAAGCCCGGTGGCAAGGCCAAGCTGACCTGCCCGCCAGGCATCGCCTATGGCACCGCAGGTGCAGGCGGTGTTATCCCACCCAATGCCACGCTCAATTTTGAGGTCGAGCTGGTGTCGGTTCGCCGCTAA
- a CDS encoding MerR family transcriptional regulator, translated as MLLKVGDLARRTGLTVRTLHHYDEIGLLTPSGRSEAGYRLYSQADVQRLHGIQTMRQMGLALSDIGSLLADDVMAPERIIGQQIRALEQQINQATELRARLTMLRDGLMAGAEPDMGNWLEALALMTTYGKYFSSAELKQIFTSWSLIEADWMIVKDLVRDAMDRQLPPDAPEVQALAYRWMALMLYWMGGDLDLLERWGHMFRTEPSTQGRNHAPPGDMIAYIETAIKLRMALLEKYLTPDDLRRLGHVPHTRWAALEADVQQLLAHALPPHHPDAIAAAQHWNALFDQLTGQNPALRKKLITASANEPLLQVGSPLSAPVRAYLHAALACATPAAPPQPTLC; from the coding sequence ATGCTGCTGAAGGTCGGAGACCTCGCGCGGCGCACCGGCCTCACGGTGCGCACACTGCACCACTACGACGAGATTGGCCTGCTCACGCCTTCGGGCCGCTCGGAGGCCGGTTACCGGCTCTATAGCCAGGCCGATGTGCAGCGCCTGCATGGTATTCAGACCATGCGCCAGATGGGGCTGGCGCTCAGCGATATCGGCAGCCTGCTGGCAGATGACGTCATGGCGCCCGAGCGCATCATCGGGCAGCAGATCCGCGCGCTGGAACAGCAAATCAACCAGGCCACCGAACTGCGCGCGCGCCTGACCATGCTGCGCGACGGACTCATGGCAGGCGCCGAGCCCGACATGGGCAACTGGCTGGAAGCCCTGGCGCTAATGACCACCTACGGCAAGTATTTCAGCTCGGCCGAACTCAAGCAGATCTTCACCAGCTGGAGCCTCATCGAGGCGGACTGGATGATCGTCAAGGACCTGGTGCGCGATGCCATGGACCGTCAACTGCCGCCCGATGCCCCCGAAGTCCAGGCACTGGCCTACCGCTGGATGGCGCTCATGCTGTACTGGATGGGCGGCGACCTCGATTTGCTGGAGCGCTGGGGCCATATGTTCCGCACGGAGCCCAGCACACAGGGGCGCAACCACGCGCCGCCGGGCGACATGATTGCGTACATCGAAACGGCCATCAAGCTGCGCATGGCATTGCTGGAAAAGTACCTGACCCCCGACGACCTGCGCAGATTGGGCCATGTGCCCCACACCCGATGGGCCGCACTGGAAGCCGATGTGCAGCAGCTTCTGGCCCATGCGCTGCCCCCGCACCACCCCGATGCGATAGCTGCAGCGCAGCACTGGAATGCACTGTTCGACCAACTGACCGGCCAGAACCCCGCACTGCGCAAGAAATTGATCACGGCATCGGCCAACGAACCGCTGCTGCAGGTCGGCTCACCCCTGAGCGCCCCCGTGCGCGCTTACCTGCACGCGGCGCTGGCCTGTGCAACCCCCGCTGCGCCCCCTCAGCCCACCCTTTGTTGA
- a CDS encoding acyltransferase family protein, with protein sequence MNGSTPSPGPAAPRLRVYALDNLRATMMWLGIVLHVSVIYMSRPSPLPWHDNLSTPVADLLVAVIHAFRMPVFFILAGFFVSLLVHRRGLAGMVRHRLRRLGLPFVVFWPPLFVLCAMLGLAFLHRMADGTWGLDRSLLPPSPNVPKGPSTMHLWFLWMLLWLAALTPVLWATVCALPTGLQRTLGHTVTWLGGTPLGLIALTLPLAWMGAGYDHGVVTPSGSFLPPLAEWLHNGLFYAFGLCLYAQQKELMMRYQKHWPMLAGLGLASFVITAVLSEVLAQPEASAFALVLITGTFSDILAAPVSATRHLQFWMALAYNSASWLWSFALIGFFLRHVGHTRPWLTYLADSSYWVYLVHLPMTIGLGALMYGLPIPVLAKMILNVLATTALCLATYHLGVRFTAVGQLLNGHRHTRNFSGDPAHAT encoded by the coding sequence ATGAATGGATCGACACCTTCCCCCGGGCCTGCCGCCCCGCGCCTGCGGGTTTATGCGTTGGACAACCTGCGCGCCACCATGATGTGGCTGGGCATCGTGCTGCATGTCTCGGTGATTTACATGAGCCGGCCGTCGCCCCTGCCATGGCACGACAACCTGTCCACCCCGGTGGCCGATCTGCTGGTCGCCGTGATCCACGCGTTCCGCATGCCCGTGTTTTTTATCCTGGCGGGCTTTTTTGTGTCGTTGCTGGTGCACCGCCGTGGTCTGGCGGGCATGGTGCGCCACCGGCTGCGCCGCCTGGGCCTGCCCTTTGTAGTGTTCTGGCCGCCCCTGTTTGTGCTCTGCGCCATGCTGGGCCTGGCGTTCCTGCACCGCATGGCCGATGGCACCTGGGGCCTGGACCGCAGCCTGCTGCCCCCAAGCCCCAACGTGCCCAAGGGCCCGAGCACCATGCACCTGTGGTTCCTGTGGATGCTCTTGTGGCTGGCCGCCTTGACGCCCGTGCTGTGGGCCACCGTCTGCGCGCTGCCCACCGGCCTGCAGCGCACCCTGGGGCACACCGTTACCTGGCTGGGCGGCACACCCCTGGGTCTCATCGCTCTCACGCTGCCGCTGGCGTGGATGGGTGCGGGTTACGACCACGGCGTCGTTACCCCCAGCGGGTCTTTCCTGCCACCGCTGGCGGAATGGCTGCACAACGGGCTGTTCTACGCGTTCGGGCTGTGCCTGTATGCACAACAAAAGGAACTGATGATGCGCTACCAAAAACACTGGCCGATGCTGGCAGGCCTGGGACTGGCCAGTTTTGTGATCACGGCCGTGCTGTCGGAGGTACTGGCGCAGCCGGAGGCATCGGCCTTCGCGCTGGTGCTGATCACCGGGACCTTTTCGGACATCCTGGCCGCGCCCGTGTCGGCCACACGGCACCTGCAGTTCTGGATGGCGCTGGCCTACAACAGTGCCTCCTGGCTGTGGAGCTTTGCCCTGATCGGCTTCTTTCTACGGCATGTGGGACACACCCGCCCCTGGCTGACCTACCTGGCGGACAGCTCGTACTGGGTGTATCTGGTGCACCTGCCCATGACGATCGGGTTGGGCGCGCTGATGTACGGCCTGCCAATTCCCGTGCTGGCCAAGATGATTCTCAACGTGCTGGCCACCACCGCCCTGTGCCTGGCCACTTATCACCTGGGCGTGCGGTTCACTGCCGTGGGCCAGTTGCTCAACGGCCACCGCCACACCCGCAATTTTTCTGGAGACCCTGCCCATGCGACCTGA
- a CDS encoding MFS transporter encodes MRPDTSPHSASAPSPAPAANPRAALFKDRNFRWLTSGAFLSMLGDQFTLIALPWLVLQMTGDTLVLGTVLALVSVPRALFILIGGALVDRHSPKRVLMITKYVNFVLLAVLAGLVLTGHLTLSMVYMLSLGIGLATAFSIPAGTAMMPHVVARHQLQAANGVNLGLRQLTMFLGPLLAGLLIALFGDATAASAGSEGGARANATGIGLAFALDALSFAISAWTLAKVQTNGGSAPFSASVPVAPTAPSQAVLASVAQGLVHFWHDSELRTCFLYWSAVALFIMGPIHIAIPVLASSTPALGAAAFGIIVGAHGAGTLLGMVVSGMVPRLRFGSLGMTILVFDAIIGALFMPMGLITAVWQGALLMLAIGLLGGFMQVSVFTWIQQRVPPALLGRAMSLFMFIFMGLAPISAAVTGWVMKSTTLTQLFAASGGTLVVLAALAFVLTPMRRVTDTAPATR; translated from the coding sequence ATGCGACCTGACACCTCACCACACTCCGCATCCGCGCCATCACCGGCCCCAGCGGCCAACCCACGCGCTGCGCTGTTCAAGGACCGCAACTTCCGTTGGCTCACCAGCGGCGCCTTCCTGTCGATGCTGGGTGACCAGTTCACGCTGATCGCGCTGCCCTGGCTGGTGCTGCAGATGACCGGAGACACCCTGGTGCTCGGCACCGTGTTGGCCCTGGTCAGCGTGCCGCGTGCGCTGTTCATCCTGATTGGCGGCGCGCTGGTGGACCGGCACTCGCCCAAGCGGGTGCTGATGATCACCAAGTACGTCAACTTCGTGCTGCTGGCCGTGCTCGCAGGGCTGGTGCTGACGGGCCATCTGACGCTCTCGATGGTGTACATGTTGTCGCTGGGCATTGGCCTGGCCACCGCCTTCAGCATCCCGGCCGGCACCGCCATGATGCCGCACGTGGTGGCACGACACCAGCTGCAGGCGGCCAATGGCGTGAACCTGGGTTTGCGCCAGCTCACGATGTTCCTCGGGCCGCTGCTGGCGGGTCTGCTGATTGCTCTGTTTGGCGATGCCACGGCGGCCTCTGCTGGCAGCGAGGGCGGTGCGCGCGCCAATGCCACCGGCATCGGCCTTGCGTTTGCGCTCGACGCGCTGAGCTTTGCAATCTCTGCCTGGACGCTGGCGAAGGTCCAGACGAACGGCGGCAGTGCGCCGTTCTCTGCCTCCGTGCCTGTCGCGCCAACAGCACCTTCGCAGGCCGTGCTGGCCTCGGTGGCCCAGGGCCTGGTGCATTTCTGGCACGACAGCGAACTGCGCACCTGCTTTCTCTACTGGAGCGCGGTCGCCCTCTTCATCATGGGGCCCATCCACATCGCGATTCCCGTGCTGGCCAGCAGCACGCCCGCGCTGGGCGCAGCCGCCTTTGGCATCATCGTGGGCGCCCATGGCGCCGGCACGCTGCTGGGCATGGTGGTGTCAGGCATGGTGCCCCGGCTGCGTTTTGGCAGCCTGGGCATGACCATCCTGGTGTTTGACGCGATCATTGGCGCCTTGTTCATGCCCATGGGCCTGATCACTGCCGTGTGGCAGGGCGCACTGCTGATGCTCGCCATTGGCCTCTTGGGCGGCTTCATGCAGGTGAGCGTGTTCACCTGGATCCAGCAGCGCGTGCCTCCTGCACTGCTGGGCCGCGCGATGAGCCTGTTCATGTTCATCTTCATGGGCCTGGCGCCCATCTCTGCGGCGGTGACAGGGTGGGTGATGAAAAGCACCACACTCACGCAGCTGTTTGCTGCCAGCGGCGGCACGCTGGTGGTGCTGGCCGCGCTGGCCTTTGTGCTGACACCCATGCGCCGCGTGACGGACACGGCGCCCGCCACGCGCTGA